From a single Larimichthys crocea isolate SSNF chromosome XIII, L_crocea_2.0, whole genome shotgun sequence genomic region:
- the tuft1b gene encoding tuftelin isoform X1: protein MSGGVTQTLGNGGDEANECCRRLGLTLQDRDWSGCSSERHSNKESSIAVVLPRKPEEQEEALITPTEEKVEVIKVFLEARPETGESVRMLTDEVSQIQEVRYCLKTLREQMAARQNSNNNKYPVNGFRVNVPSSLPAVTNGNTMLIESDAHVGDNQQESVKLRETTKRLYAQLKEMEKRQQEERERLQAESNEYAVRLAEQSARLQKAEELSEERGQQVEELQKLLGSMEIESGMLKDKMAAGEIELLQLKADREDGVETGQRCAELEEELANLKKKIHHLDDMLKCQQRKVRQMIEQLQNSRTVIQERDRVIRDLEEKVAFLEAENREMHDHMEYFLAGQDPPPLKPTENKPEVVYSKPLTPTTQTNKALPFIKVIEIKS from the exons GAGTGTTGCAGGCGGCTTGGACTCACTCTACAAGACCGGGATTGGTCAGGCTGCAGCTCGGAGCGCCACAGCAACAAG GAGAGCAGCATAGCAGTAGTGCTGCCACGAAAACCAGAAGAGCAGGAAGAAGCACTCATCACTCCCACTGAAGAAAAAGTTGAAGTCATTAAG GTTTTTCTTGAAGCCCGAccagagacaggagagagtgTCAGGATGTTGACGGACGAGGTGTCACAGATTCAGGAG GTGAGGTACTGTCTGAAGACTCTGAGGGAGCAGATGGCAGCCAGGCAgaacagtaacaacaacaag TATCCCGTCAACGGCTTCAGGGTCAACGTGCCCAGCAGCCTACCAGCTGTCACCAATGGCAACACTATGCTCATTGAGTCAGATGCTCAT GTCGGGGATAATCAGCAGGAGAGTGTGAAGCTCAGGGAGACGACCAAGCGACTGTACGCACAGctgaaggagatggagaagaggcagcaggaggagagggagagactgcAG GCCGAGTCAAATGAGTACGCCGTTCGTCTGGCTGAGCAGTCTGCAAGGCTGCAGAAGGCGGAGGAGTTGTCGGAGGAGAGGggtcagcaggtggaggagttGCAGAAGCTGCTAGGAAGCATGGAGATCGAGAGCGGCATGCTCAAAGACAAGATGGCGGCAGGGGAgatagagctgctgcagctcaaagCAGACAGGGAGGATGGGGTGGAGACTGGGCAGAG GTGtgcagagctggaggaagaGCTAGCCAACCTGAAGAAAAAGATCCATCACCTTGACGACATGTTAAAGTGTCAGCAGAGGAAAGTCCGCCAGATGATCGAACAG CTGCAGAACTCACGGACGGTCATCCAAGAGAGAGATCGAGTCATCAGGGacctggaggagaaggtggCTTTCCTGGAAGCTGAG AATAGAGAAATGCATGACCACATGGAGTACTTCCTGGCAGGCCAGGACCCTCCACCACTCAAACCCACAGAGAACAAGCCAGAGGTTGTTTACAG TAAACCACTAACACCGACGACGCAGACCAACAAGGCCCTGCCATTCATCAAAGTCATTGAGATCAAGTCCTGA
- the tuft1b gene encoding tuftelin isoform X2 — translation MSGGVTQTLGNGGDEANECCRRLGLTLQDRDWSGCSSERHSNKESSIAVVLPRKPEEQEEALITPTEEKVEVIKVFLEARPETGESVRMLTDEVSQIQEVRYCLKTLREQMAARQNSNNNKVGDNQQESVKLRETTKRLYAQLKEMEKRQQEERERLQAESNEYAVRLAEQSARLQKAEELSEERGQQVEELQKLLGSMEIESGMLKDKMAAGEIELLQLKADREDGVETGQRCAELEEELANLKKKIHHLDDMLKCQQRKVRQMIEQLQNSRTVIQERDRVIRDLEEKVAFLEAENREMHDHMEYFLAGQDPPPLKPTENKPEVVYSKPLTPTTQTNKALPFIKVIEIKS, via the exons GAGTGTTGCAGGCGGCTTGGACTCACTCTACAAGACCGGGATTGGTCAGGCTGCAGCTCGGAGCGCCACAGCAACAAG GAGAGCAGCATAGCAGTAGTGCTGCCACGAAAACCAGAAGAGCAGGAAGAAGCACTCATCACTCCCACTGAAGAAAAAGTTGAAGTCATTAAG GTTTTTCTTGAAGCCCGAccagagacaggagagagtgTCAGGATGTTGACGGACGAGGTGTCACAGATTCAGGAG GTGAGGTACTGTCTGAAGACTCTGAGGGAGCAGATGGCAGCCAGGCAgaacagtaacaacaacaag GTCGGGGATAATCAGCAGGAGAGTGTGAAGCTCAGGGAGACGACCAAGCGACTGTACGCACAGctgaaggagatggagaagaggcagcaggaggagagggagagactgcAG GCCGAGTCAAATGAGTACGCCGTTCGTCTGGCTGAGCAGTCTGCAAGGCTGCAGAAGGCGGAGGAGTTGTCGGAGGAGAGGggtcagcaggtggaggagttGCAGAAGCTGCTAGGAAGCATGGAGATCGAGAGCGGCATGCTCAAAGACAAGATGGCGGCAGGGGAgatagagctgctgcagctcaaagCAGACAGGGAGGATGGGGTGGAGACTGGGCAGAG GTGtgcagagctggaggaagaGCTAGCCAACCTGAAGAAAAAGATCCATCACCTTGACGACATGTTAAAGTGTCAGCAGAGGAAAGTCCGCCAGATGATCGAACAG CTGCAGAACTCACGGACGGTCATCCAAGAGAGAGATCGAGTCATCAGGGacctggaggagaaggtggCTTTCCTGGAAGCTGAG AATAGAGAAATGCATGACCACATGGAGTACTTCCTGGCAGGCCAGGACCCTCCACCACTCAAACCCACAGAGAACAAGCCAGAGGTTGTTTACAG TAAACCACTAACACCGACGACGCAGACCAACAAGGCCCTGCCATTCATCAAAGTCATTGAGATCAAGTCCTGA
- the tuft1b gene encoding tuftelin isoform X3 — translation MLTDEVSQIQEVRYCLKTLREQMAARQNSNNNKYPVNGFRVNVPSSLPAVTNGNTMLIESDAHVGDNQQESVKLRETTKRLYAQLKEMEKRQQEERERLQAESNEYAVRLAEQSARLQKAEELSEERGQQVEELQKLLGSMEIESGMLKDKMAAGEIELLQLKADREDGVETGQRCAELEEELANLKKKIHHLDDMLKCQQRKVRQMIEQLQNSRTVIQERDRVIRDLEEKVAFLEAENREMHDHMEYFLAGQDPPPLKPTENKPEVVYSKPLTPTTQTNKALPFIKVIEIKS, via the exons ATGTTGACGGACGAGGTGTCACAGATTCAGGAG GTGAGGTACTGTCTGAAGACTCTGAGGGAGCAGATGGCAGCCAGGCAgaacagtaacaacaacaag TATCCCGTCAACGGCTTCAGGGTCAACGTGCCCAGCAGCCTACCAGCTGTCACCAATGGCAACACTATGCTCATTGAGTCAGATGCTCAT GTCGGGGATAATCAGCAGGAGAGTGTGAAGCTCAGGGAGACGACCAAGCGACTGTACGCACAGctgaaggagatggagaagaggcagcaggaggagagggagagactgcAG GCCGAGTCAAATGAGTACGCCGTTCGTCTGGCTGAGCAGTCTGCAAGGCTGCAGAAGGCGGAGGAGTTGTCGGAGGAGAGGggtcagcaggtggaggagttGCAGAAGCTGCTAGGAAGCATGGAGATCGAGAGCGGCATGCTCAAAGACAAGATGGCGGCAGGGGAgatagagctgctgcagctcaaagCAGACAGGGAGGATGGGGTGGAGACTGGGCAGAG GTGtgcagagctggaggaagaGCTAGCCAACCTGAAGAAAAAGATCCATCACCTTGACGACATGTTAAAGTGTCAGCAGAGGAAAGTCCGCCAGATGATCGAACAG CTGCAGAACTCACGGACGGTCATCCAAGAGAGAGATCGAGTCATCAGGGacctggaggagaaggtggCTTTCCTGGAAGCTGAG AATAGAGAAATGCATGACCACATGGAGTACTTCCTGGCAGGCCAGGACCCTCCACCACTCAAACCCACAGAGAACAAGCCAGAGGTTGTTTACAG TAAACCACTAACACCGACGACGCAGACCAACAAGGCCCTGCCATTCATCAAAGTCATTGAGATCAAGTCCTGA
- the LOC104927546 gene encoding uncharacterized protein C1orf43 homolog, whose product MADSSPLSGVNVVLVMAYGSLVFVLLFIFVKRQIMRFAMRSRRGPHAPIGHNAPKGLREEIDSRLSKVQEIRFEPRLLSEEDDRLKQGSQISCYNYLYRMKALDAIRDSGIPLQEISRSPSAFTGRNFRNWLLELRNSHSLIKSSRSALIDRLLEGYDSARHGTGVFGEAEFLEYQQALSELADVVKAYSSTTSLDQHHQSAAKDLTGSPVRSTPSTIQVTYLPSTGQRSKRPKHFLELKSFKDNYNTLESTL is encoded by the exons ATGGCAGACTCGTCGCCGCTATCAGGGGTTAATGTTGTTCTGGTTATGGCCTATGGCAGCTTG gtgtttgtgctgctgttcatCTTCGTAAAGAGGCAGATCATGCGCTTTGCAATGAGATCCCGCCGAGGTCCTCACGCACCTATTGGCCACAATGCACCTAAG GGTTTGAGGGAGGAGATCGACTCCAGACTGTCCAAGGTCCAAGAGATCCGCTTCGAGCCTCGACTCCTGTCAGAGGAAGACGACAGGCTGAAGCAAGGATCTCAGATTA GTTGCTACAACTACCTGTACAGAATGAAAGCTCTGGATGCCATCCGTGACTCAG GTATTCCTCTGCAGGAGATAAGCCGCAGTCCCAGTGCGTTCACCGGACGCAACTTCAGAAACTGGCTGCTGGAGCTGCGTAACTCCCACTCCCTGATTAAGAGCAGCCGCAGCGCGCTCATTGACCGTTTGCTTGAAGGCTATGACAGCGCTCGCCACGGGACTGgg GTGTTTGGGGAAGCAGAGTTTCTTGAATACCAGCAAGCTCTCAGTGAACTAGCTGATGT GGTGAAGGCCTATTCCAGCACCACCAGCCTAGACCAGCATCATCAGTCTGCAGCCAAGGACTTAACAGGCTCTCCTGTGAGGAGCACTCCCTCCACCATCCAGGTCACCTACCTGCCCTCCACTGGCCAGCGCAGCAAGAGGCCCAAACATTTTCTGGAGCTCAAAAGTTTCAAAGACAACTACAACACACTGGAGAGCACCCTGTGA